In Papaver somniferum cultivar HN1 chromosome 1, ASM357369v1, whole genome shotgun sequence, a genomic segment contains:
- the LOC113287104 gene encoding polyadenylate-binding protein 3-like — translation MPLIFSHFFNFDAAQIGILTSCTTFVAFSTSEEAIKALNEMNGKIIGRKPLYVAVAQRKDDRKARLQAQFSQARPPVAMAPLPPGIAAYHLGGPRPPHPRQMYFSQGGPGLVPQPAAYGFQPQLLPGMRPGVAPNFMMPYPLQRQGQPSPRMGARRAGNPQQQMQQHQLMQRNANSPGYRYISNGRNEPSMVPQGFMGQMMSFQSDVAGMPVSPVDAQRPGSVQTLASALASADPEHQHVMLGEHLYPLVERIEHDQAGKVTGMLLEMDQTEVLHLLEAPEALKKKVEEALIVLGSAHKSDPTLDRFASLSLNN, via the exons ATGCCTCTTATCTTTAGCCACTTTTTTAACTTTGATGCTGCACAAATTGGAATACTAACATC GTGCACCACATTTGTTGCCTTTTCTACCTCAGAGGAAGCTATTAAAGCT CTGAATGAAATGAATGGGAAGATCATCGGGCGAAAACCTCTCTATGTTGCTGTGGCTCAGCGTAAAGATGACAGGAAGGCCAGACTTCAG GCACAATTTTCTCAAGCTCGACCACCTGTTGCGATGGCACCTCTGCCCCCAGGTATTGCTGCATACCATCTTGGAGGACCTAGACCTCCTCATCCTCGACAGATGTACTTTAGTCAAGGTGGTCCTGGTCTTGTTCCACAACCTGCAGCTTATGGCTTCCAACCCCAACTATTGCCTGGGATGAGGCCAGGTGTTGCCCCAAACTTCATGATGCCATACCCACTCCAGCGACAAGGGCAGCCTTCGCCAAGAATGGGTGCGAGGAGAGCTGGGAACCCACAGCAGCAGATGCAGCAACATCAG TTGATGCAGCGCAATGCCAATAGTCCCGGTTATAGATACATTTCAAATGGACGGAATGAACCATCTATGGTACCTCAGGGTTTCATGGGTCAGATGATGTCATTCCAGTCTGATGTTGCTGGCATGCCGGTGTCTCCAGTTGATGCACAACGACCTGGATCAGTGCAAACACTTGCCTCGGCTTTGGCTTCTGCAGATCCTGAGCATCAGCATGTG ATGCTTGGAGAACATTTATATCCTCTGGTTGAGCGCATTGAGCATGACCAAGCGGGTAAAGTCACAGGGATGTTGTTGGAGATGGACCAAACCGAAGTCCTACATTTATTGGAGGCACCTGAAGCGCTAAAGAAGAAAGTGGAAGAGGCGTTGATTGTTCTTGGATCTGCTCACAAGTCGGATCCTACTCTAGATCGGTTTGCTAGTTTATCTTTGAACAACTGA